Part of the Spirochaetia bacterium 38H-sp genome, GTCCGGAGGACCTTATTGTTACCCGTGACAGGATGGAAGGCTTTGTTCAGGCAATGCGTATACGTCGCATAGAATTTGATAAAGATATGATTTTGTTTGCTAATTCTTTTTCTACGGAGGAAGGGTATAGAATAGCATCTGATATTCTATCTTGTGGAAAAAAAATAGATGCCATATTGGCTTCTGATGATTTACTTGCATTGGGAGCGCTCAAGGCTATGGATGAGCATAAAAAGACAGATATAGCTGTTACAGGCTTTAACAACACGGTCCAGGGACAGTTTAACAAACCAGCTCTTACTACGGTAGATATACATCCTTATGAGCTTGGCTATGCAGCCGCCCGTCTGCTCATATCATATATCAACGAAGAAGACAATCTCCCCAACCACTTTATCATTGACACGGATATAATTCCCAGAGATACTACAAGAAACTAACTATGGAGTAACTATGATAAAGCACATTGTCATGTGGAAGCTAAATAACGATAATGACAAAGAAACCGCATTGGCTGAGGCACGACAGAAGCTTCTCAGTCTCAGAAACAGCCTTCCTGCCGAGCTTTTAAGTTCTATCGAGGTGGGGATAAATTCTGATAAGGGAACGGGTTCTCACGATATTGTTCTTATAACAGAGCACAACAATTGGGAGGCTCTTCAAGGTTATCAAAACCACCCGGAGCATCTTAAAATTGCAGCCTATGTCAAGGAAAACCTTTCACAAAGAAGCTGTGTTGATTTTGAATATTAATTGATTTTATACCGAACGACCTGACTGCGCCCTATTATGTAAAACAAGTAGGGAAGGGAGCAGTCTGGTCTGCCTTTGGCAAATATTGTGCATAAATAAGAGAGTCTTTCATGTTATATCGTCCGCCGGAGGCAGCGCAACCGAGCAGGGCGAGGTCTGCGCGTTCGGTATGTATAAAAAAAGTCCTGCAGAAAACCCTGCAGGACTCATTGGAGCGCCCGATGGGAATCGAACCCACGTCTTCAGCTTGGAAGGCTGAGGTACTACCATTGTACGACAGGCGCCGATTTCCTTTCTGTGGCTAATAATATCCAAAACAAAAACTTATGTCAATATTTTCTACTCTCAAAACTTGATAATTTTTTGTGGGTGACTATGATTAATTATAGAGGCTTTTTTAAAGGAGTGGGTATGCGCTTTTTGATTGTAGAAGACGACCTTGCGGCAAGGGTTATACTTTCTAAGTATCTTGAGAAGATTGGAGATTGCGTTGTTGCGGAGGACGGCCGGGATGGTTATGAGCGTTTTGTAGAAGCATGGGAGGCCGGAGAGGCTTTTGATGTTGTTTTTCTGGATATAATGATGCCCAGGATGGATGGTCACGAGACTCTCAAAAAGATACGGGAATACGAAGAAAAGGTGGGGGTAGATCCTTTTAAGGCTACCAAGGTTCTTATGACTACTGCGCTTAACGACCCTCAGAATGTCATACAGGCCTTTCATGAGGGGGGAGCAAATGGTTATCTTGTTAAGCCCATAAAAAAACAGAGGCTGTACGCGGAGTTACTTTCTCTGGGAATCCCAGTCAAATGATTTATAAGGTAATAAAAAAGGGGTTGCCGTGTCTGTTATGGTTACAGGGACTATGCATAGGGTGATTGTAGTAGAAGATGAGCCAGTTATAGCTCTTGATATCAAGGTTTTTCTTGAGAGAATAGGACATATCGTGCCTGCTGTCTTTTCTTCTGCAGAACAATTTTTAAGAGAATGGGAAAACTATTCTCCCGATGTGATTCTTATGGATATACAGCTTGAGGGTAGCATCAATGGCATAGAGGCTGTAAGGAGCTTAAGAAATGCCGGGATGGATGTCCCTGTTGTGTTTATAAGTGCCCATGCAGATGAGCATACCTGTAATCTTGCACAATCCACAGAGCCTTTTGCATACATTCTCAAGCCTTTTGACGAGAGAGAAATAAAAATCGCAGTAGAGCTTGCAGTATATAAACATAAGTCGGAAAAAGCATTAAAAGAACGGGAAAGGCTTTTTTTTACTACTTTCAACTCAATAGGCGACGGAGTTGTAGTTACGGATGAAAAAGGTCTTATAAAGTTTATCAATAATACAGCTTCTTTCTTACTGGATTTTAATTCCGAGGATTTGACCGGTAAAATTTTTGCGGATATTTTTGAACCTATTCCGTACAAAAACGATTATATTGATATACCCAATCTTCTTTCTTTTCATAATGATATTATAGTAGAGCACAGAGTAGAAGAAATAAGAGATAATGGCAAAATAAAAAATTATGTACATGTTCTTAGAGACCTTTCCAGACTCATAAAGTCGGAAGAGGCTTTAAGAAAAAGAGAACAGCAGCTTAGGCATGCACAGAAAATGGATGCGGTAGGAAGACTTGCAGGTGGTATCGCCCATGATTTTAACAATCTTCTTACCGTGATAATGGGATATACCAAGCTGTTGCTGCAGGAAGTATCGGATGCTTCTCTCAGAGCGGATATAGAGAGCATACAAAATACAGCAAAAAAGACATCACACCTTATACGGCAGCTTCTTGTTTTTTCCAGAGAAAGAGTTATCAATCCTTCTAAAATCAATGTCAATACACTTGTAAAAGATATGGAAAAACTTTTGAGGAGGCTTATAGGAGAAGACGTTTCTCTTTCTGTTTATGCCTCTGCTTCTATCCCATTTATATATGCTGATTCTGGAGAGATTGAGCAGATTATCATAAATCTTGTCATCAATGCACGCGATGCTGTTTCTAATAAGGGTAATATTACCATAAAAGTATATAATCATCTCTCCACTGTAGAAAAAGACAATATCGTAGAACAGCTCCCGCCCGGGCATTATGTGTGCATAGAAGTAAGTGATAATGGTGTTGGAATAGAAAAAGAAAATATTACAAAAATATTTGAGCCGTTTTTTACTACAAAAGAAGAAAATAAGGGAACAGGACTAGGCTTAGCTACAGTATACGGGATATTAAAGAATACTGGTGGTTTTATCCAAGTTGATTCCACGGTGGGAGAGGGCTCTTCTTTTTATCTGTATTTTCCTGTTTTTATGGAAAACAAGAAAGAAGACACCAGAATAAATACGATAGAATCTGCTCCCGGTGGCAGTGAGACAGTATTGCTTGTAGAAGATGATGAGCATGTTTGCAAACTAATAGAAAGAGCGCTTGGAAAGTACGGTTATACAGTGCTCAAGACCTATAATCCTGGAGAAGCTATACTTATAGCAGAAGAATATTCTGGAACCATCCATATGCTTGTATCTGACCTTATCTTACCGTATATGGACGGTAAAAAGCTTTCTCAGCGTATCAAATCTCTGAGACCGGATATTAAGACGCTTTTTCTATCAGGATATCCCGATACTCTTACGCGGGAAAAAGTAAATCTAGAACAATCCGACTGCTTATTGAAAAAGCCTTTTGAAATTGCTACACTCCTATCCAAAGTTAGGGAAATATTGGATTCTTAGTATCCCTATCTTGCATACTATTTCCAACACAGGATAAACAATGGCTGTAGAACAGGATAAAATAAGAAATTTCTGTATAATTGCGCATATAGACCATGGCAAATCCACCCTTGCGGACAGATTTATACAATATTCGCATATTGTAGAAGATAGGCAGTTTAGAGAGCAGATGCTGGACAGCATGGACATAGAAAGAGAAAGAGGGATAACAATAAAATCACAGACTGTCAATCTTCCTTATACGGCAGAGGATGGCAATACCTATGTTTTCAATCTTGTAGACACTCCGGGGCATGTGGATTTTTCTTATGAAGTATCACGTGCAATATATTCTTGTGAGGGAGCTTTACTTCTTATTGATGCAACGCAGGGAGTAGAAGCTCAGACCTTGGCAAACATGTACCTTGCACTTGAACATGACCTTGAAATTTTACCGGTTATCAATAAGATTGATCTTCCCGCTGCGGATATAGAAGGAGTAAAAGAACAGATAGAACATGAGCTTGGACTTGACCCTGACGATGCTGTATGCATATCTGCAAAGACAGGCAAAAATGTAGAAGAATTGTTTGAACATATAGTAAAAAAGATACCTGCACCTTCCGGAGATTTGGAAGCGGCACCTAAGGCCCTTATATTTGATTCTCATTATGATCCTTATAGAGGGGTTGTTTTGTATGTTAGGGTTTTTGAGGGGGAGATTAAAGAAGGCGATACAATGCTTCTTATGTCGTCGGGTGCTTCTTATGAGATAGAAGAGGTTGGACATCTCAGGCTCAAGGGCATTCCACAGAAAAGCCTTAGAGCCGGAGAAATAGGCTATGTAATTGCAGGGGTTAAGACAATCCGTGACATACGGGTGGGAGACACAATCACAATAAAAGAAAAACCAGCATCCCAACCACTTCCCGGTTTTAAAGAAGTAAAACCGGTAGTATATTCTTCTATTTTCCCAGTTGACTCCAATCAGTACGAAGAACTAGGTAAAGCCCTGGAAAAACTGGTTTTAAACGATGCATCTTTGGTTTATGAGAAAACATCATCTGTTGCGCTAGGATTTGGTTTTAAGTGCGGATTCTTGGGGCTATTGCATCTGGAAGTTGTACAGGAAAGACTAGAAAGAGAATTTGATCTAGCCGTAGTTTTTACCGCCCCCTCTGTTCAGTACAGAATAACGCAGAAGGATGGAACAATAATAACCATAGAAACACCTGACGAATATCCTGACGTAACAAAAATAGAAAAAGTGGAAGAACCCTATATCAAAGCAATAATAATAACCCCCAACGAATACGTCGGTGGTATAATGAATCTCTGCATGGAAAAACGCGGAGTTCAGACCTCTCTATTATATCTCGACAAAAAAAGAGTGGAACTAATCTATGAGATGCCACTTGCAGAAGTCCTCTTTGACTTTTATGATCGCCTAAAATCCATAAGCAGAGGCTATGCATCCTTTGATTATGACTTAATTGGCCTACGGGAAACCAATCTTGTAAAACTGGACATACTTGTCAACGGAAAACCCGTAGATGCTCTGTCTCAGCTTGTTTTTAAAGATAATGCGGCAAGCCGTGCAAGGGCCATCTGTAAAAAACTCAGGGAAGAAATTCCCCGCCATCAGTTTAAAATTCCCATACAGGGCGCAGTCGGCAGCCAGATAATAGCCAGAGAAACAATCTCTGCTCTTAGAAAAGACGTAACAGCCAAGTGTTATGGTGGTGACATAACAAGAAAAAGAAAGCTTCTAGAAAAGCAGAAGGAAGGAAAGAAGCGCATGAAGATGGTAGGTGACGTAGAAGTCCCACAGCGTGCTTTTCTTTCTGCGCTCAAAGCATCGGAAGGAAGCGAATAAAGAAAAAATTATATACCGAACGGCAGGCAGCTGTGCTGCCTGCCTCTTATATAATTTTAAAACTGACAGTATAAATACTAAGTATCCGATAACCTTTTCAGATAGGTAACTGAGGCATCTATCCTTCTTAGGAATTCCATAGCAGCAGATATTGCAATACCTCTTGTGCCCCTATTATTTAAATCAACACTCTGTCCGGGAAGGATATACTTTATATAGTCAATTTCTGGAAAACAATCAGCATCGATATTCTTATCTTCCTTCAAAGCCGATAAAAAGATATTGATAAAAACCTTTTCTTGTTTTAGAAAATCAATCCGTCTGGATATCGACCAGTTTTGCAAAACTTTATAACCTATAGAGGTATCGGGAAGATAAGGAAATAACCCATCATCTACACCCCTGACAGAGGGCATAAGAGGTGACTCGATAACAGAAAATATCCGTCCTCCTGAGATTGTGTTAATCTCTTCAATCTGAGAAGAAAACGAACTAAGATGAGTGCTTGTGTATAAGTCAGTCATTCCTGTAGATATAAGCTTTCTTTCCCATAAAAAGGGCCAGGGATTTAGCCTAGAACTTTTTTCAAGTATATAATAGTGAAAAAGACTTCCGCGCGCATGACTCAATCCCCTGTAAAAATAAAAATCCAAACCCGCAAGAATAATAATATTATCTGTCATCAAACTTGCAAGATAAGTTGCAAAAGAACCCACAGAGGCCAAAGCAGGTAATACCGGCAGAGAGAAACTTTCCTTGAGCCTTGTTATGAGGGATGTAGGCGCAAAGTTAGAAACAACAGCGTGCTTACGACCTGAAAAAAGCTTTGTAGTTGAAGGATTGGCACTCATATCAAATAAAACGGGAATATCTCGAGGTACACCGACAAAATCAAAGGAATTAACAATCTGAGACTCAAGTATTATTATCAAATCAGGAACAATGTCATGCTTTATAAGAACTGGTGCTGCGGTATCAACAGCTGTGAGAAAAACCTTTGTCCTGTATTTTTTTATAAAAAGCATACTTTTTTCAAGAGAAGGCCCTGCCGCAGCAACAATTACAGGATTTTTAGTATAAGGTAAGGTATACACAGGCTCAGAAAGCCCAATATTAGAAAAAATATTTCTCACATACCTATGGCCAAGCCTTATCAAGGTGAGTTTGTTTCGCCAGAAACGTTCTATTTCCGACAAAATATGAGACAGTAACTTATCATATCTTTCTCTGTTAAGAGAATGCGCGGAAGACAAATAGACAGGAATAACTCTTCTGTAAGAAGAATAATCTATGTGTCTAAGCACATCCTCTGCATATAGCGGAATATCCAGACCATCCGGAATATTCTTTAAAGCAAGCTCACGCAGGTCATTCTCAAGCTCAAGAGCAATAACAGACGATCCTGCAGGAAGATTATTCCTGATATGATCCGCACCATACCATAAAACTGGAGAAACTATAATATATAATGTATTGGGATAAAAAGAAACACGCTCGGCTTTTCTGCGAGCGTGTTCCAGAGGTCTTTGCGGATGATATAACCATCTGCCATTATATCTTACCGATACACAGTCTTCTTTGGCAGCTACAAGTTCTATCAATTATTACCTGCTCCGGTGTTAAAAAGAATTTTTGCTATTTTATCCGTATCTACCTTTAACCTATCTTTATCCACAATAAACGAATATATATCTCTGTTTATGTATTGCATGGCAAAATACTGATAAATCTGCTTGGTATACTCAGCATCCTTTTTGTCTTCTGGGCTTTGTTTTTCATCTTCTATCAAAGCGACTATGATATAGCTTCTAAGGTTTACAGGTCCAGTTATCTCACCTACAGGTGTTGTAAAAACAGTCCTGTAAAAATCCTCCGATGTAGTGGCTGCAGCCATTACAGTATCGTCAGCAGAAGCCTTGGGAGAAGGCAGAATCTCTATGTTTCCTACGTTTATTGGAAAATATTTTGTTTCTTTTACCTCAAGATTCTGGGCTTTTGCAGCAGAAGAAAAACCATTTTTTCCTGCTTTTTTAAGCTCTTCTGCCATTGTATAGAAATACTTATCAACGATATCCCTATGGTAGTTGAGAATATATCTTTTTATATAGTTTATCGTATCCTGTTTCTCAAAATCCGGCTCGATTATATCCGAATCAGCCCTTATGATAAGAAACTTGCCTGTCTTTGCCTTGATAACGCCGGCAATCTCCCCTGTCTTAAGCTCAAAGACAGAAGATGCATCCTTTTCTTCCATGTACTCCGTAAGCTGAGCATAAGGAAGAGCACCTGCCTTGCCACTGTTTTTAGCATAATTGTCAACTGATTTTTCCTTGGCAAAATCTTCAAACTTGGAAGGCTCTTTAAGGATTTCTTGATACAGTTTCTCTGCGTCCTGTTGTTTATCCAGTGTTATCTGGCTAAGCTCTCTTTTTCTGAACATGTCAGAATTTTCTTTGCCGAATTTTATTATCTCTGATTCTGGAAAAGAAGATGTATCGTATGCTACATAAGAAATTTTACGCTGAGGATATTCCATATTTGCGATAAACTCCGCTTCTTTCTTGGATACCTTTTGTCCCTGTACAAGATCATTGATAACTGTCTCAGATGTGAGAAGATCTCTATAAAACTCTCTTAATTTTGCCCTTTCAAGCGCGGATGTATTGTTATATGACTTCTCATCAAACTTTCCATATTCTGTATAAGCTTGTATTATTGCCTTATCTATCTCCTTTGGGGACAGCGTAAAACCAGCATCCTTTGCAAGATTTAGAGCCGCAAGATGTACTGCAGTAGAATTGATAGCCTGCTGGTAAAGCTGGTATTC contains:
- the lepA gene encoding translation elongation factor 4; the encoded protein is MAVEQDKIRNFCIIAHIDHGKSTLADRFIQYSHIVEDRQFREQMLDSMDIERERGITIKSQTVNLPYTAEDGNTYVFNLVDTPGHVDFSYEVSRAIYSCEGALLLIDATQGVEAQTLANMYLALEHDLEILPVINKIDLPAADIEGVKEQIEHELGLDPDDAVCISAKTGKNVEELFEHIVKKIPAPSGDLEAAPKALIFDSHYDPYRGVVLYVRVFEGEIKEGDTMLLMSSGASYEIEEVGHLRLKGIPQKSLRAGEIGYVIAGVKTIRDIRVGDTITIKEKPASQPLPGFKEVKPVVYSSIFPVDSNQYEELGKALEKLVLNDASLVYEKTSSVALGFGFKCGFLGLLHLEVVQERLEREFDLAVVFTAPSVQYRITQKDGTIITIETPDEYPDVTKIEKVEEPYIKAIIITPNEYVGGIMNLCMEKRGVQTSLLYLDKKRVELIYEMPLAEVLFDFYDRLKSISRGYASFDYDLIGLRETNLVKLDILVNGKPVDALSQLVFKDNAASRARAICKKLREEIPRHQFKIPIQGAVGSQIIARETISALRKDVTAKCYGGDITRKRKLLEKQKEGKKRMKMVGDVEVPQRAFLSALKASEGSE
- a CDS encoding 6-hydroxymethylpterin diphosphokinase MptE-like protein, yielding MIELVAAKEDCVSVRYNGRWLYHPQRPLEHARRKAERVSFYPNTLYIIVSPVLWYGADHIRNNLPAGSSVIALELENDLRELALKNIPDGLDIPLYAEDVLRHIDYSSYRRVIPVYLSSAHSLNRERYDKLLSHILSEIERFWRNKLTLIRLGHRYVRNIFSNIGLSEPVYTLPYTKNPVIVAAAGPSLEKSMLFIKKYRTKVFLTAVDTAAPVLIKHDIVPDLIIILESQIVNSFDFVGVPRDIPVLFDMSANPSTTKLFSGRKHAVVSNFAPTSLITRLKESFSLPVLPALASVGSFATYLASLMTDNIIILAGLDFYFYRGLSHARGSLFHYYILEKSSRLNPWPFLWERKLISTGMTDLYTSTHLSSFSSQIEEINTISGGRIFSVIESPLMPSVRGVDDGLFPYLPDTSIGYKVLQNWSISRRIDFLKQEKVFINIFLSALKEDKNIDADCFPEIDYIKYILPGQSVDLNNRGTRGIAISAAMEFLRRIDASVTYLKRLSDT
- a CDS encoding response regulator, producing the protein MRFLIVEDDLAARVILSKYLEKIGDCVVAEDGRDGYERFVEAWEAGEAFDVVFLDIMMPRMDGHETLKKIREYEEKVGVDPFKATKVLMTTALNDPQNVIQAFHEGGANGYLVKPIKKQRLYAELLSLGIPVK
- a CDS encoding Dabb family protein; this encodes MIKHIVMWKLNNDNDKETALAEARQKLLSLRNSLPAELLSSIEVGINSDKGTGSHDIVLITEHNNWEALQGYQNHPEHLKIAAYVKENLSQRSCVDFEY
- a CDS encoding substrate-binding domain-containing protein; translated protein: PEDLIVTRDRMEGFVQAMRIRRIEFDKDMILFANSFSTEEGYRIASDILSCGKKIDAILASDDLLALGALKAMDEHKKTDIAVTGFNNTVQGQFNKPALTTVDIHPYELGYAAARLLISYINEEDNLPNHFIIDTDIIPRDTTRN
- a CDS encoding SurA N-terminal domain-containing protein; translation: MANKSTAESPKQKTNHGVLYWTSIIVFTIIIVSFIGAPVVTKYYSGSYGGDVIGSYDGKEIKIGTGGYFDRQLSSLYKQYESQLNNASKESRPFLEYQLYQQAINSTAVHLAALNLAKDAGFTLSPKEIDKAIIQAYTEYGKFDEKSYNNTSALERAKLREFYRDLLTSETVINDLVQGQKVSKKEAEFIANMEYPQRKISYVAYDTSSFPESEIIKFGKENSDMFRKRELSQITLDKQQDAEKLYQEILKEPSKFEDFAKEKSVDNYAKNSGKAGALPYAQLTEYMEEKDASSVFELKTGEIAGVIKAKTGKFLIIRADSDIIEPDFEKQDTINYIKRYILNYHRDIVDKYFYTMAEELKKAGKNGFSSAAKAQNLEVKETKYFPINVGNIEILPSPKASADDTVMAAATTSEDFYRTVFTTPVGEITGPVNLRSYIIVALIEDEKQSPEDKKDAEYTKQIYQYFAMQYINRDIYSFIVDKDRLKVDTDKIAKILFNTGAGNN
- a CDS encoding response regulator; its protein translation is MVTGTMHRVIVVEDEPVIALDIKVFLERIGHIVPAVFSSAEQFLREWENYSPDVILMDIQLEGSINGIEAVRSLRNAGMDVPVVFISAHADEHTCNLAQSTEPFAYILKPFDEREIKIAVELAVYKHKSEKALKERERLFFTTFNSIGDGVVVTDEKGLIKFINNTASFLLDFNSEDLTGKIFADIFEPIPYKNDYIDIPNLLSFHNDIIVEHRVEEIRDNGKIKNYVHVLRDLSRLIKSEEALRKREQQLRHAQKMDAVGRLAGGIAHDFNNLLTVIMGYTKLLLQEVSDASLRADIESIQNTAKKTSHLIRQLLVFSRERVINPSKINVNTLVKDMEKLLRRLIGEDVSLSVYASASIPFIYADSGEIEQIIINLVINARDAVSNKGNITIKVYNHLSTVEKDNIVEQLPPGHYVCIEVSDNGVGIEKENITKIFEPFFTTKEENKGTGLGLATVYGILKNTGGFIQVDSTVGEGSSFYLYFPVFMENKKEDTRINTIESAPGGSETVLLVEDDEHVCKLIERALGKYGYTVLKTYNPGEAILIAEEYSGTIHMLVSDLILPYMDGKKLSQRIKSLRPDIKTLFLSGYPDTLTREKVNLEQSDCLLKKPFEIATLLSKVREILDS